From the Gossypium hirsutum isolate 1008001.06 chromosome A02, Gossypium_hirsutum_v2.1, whole genome shotgun sequence genome, the window aaataaaaacatttttatgATATGGTATAATGAAGTCAAGTTGAGCCGGAATATTGAAAAGCTCGAGCTCAACTTGAAATTCGAAGCTTAAACTCGATCAAACATTCTCAATTCAAAATATAATTGAACTATTTGAACTTGagcttaattaagttcatttattgatttttatatacAAGCTCGAATtcaagcttaatttagctcgtacGTTTTCAAGTTCGAGCTCAGCTGAATAAGGCTCAAGAGTGTTTGAGTTAAATATTGCTAATATCAAATTCAGCTCGATTGATAGTTTAAATTTGAACTCAGCTTGATAATTATTTAATCGAGTTCAATTGAACTTGAATTATTTGTAAGTACAccttatattatgatttttaaatctttaaatttataatttcaacaaaaactttatttcatttctacataattttttaataaatatatttttaaaaatttaaataaaaatttcgcATTTCCTTTTtgcaataaaaaaatgaaaaaagaagaagaagagtaaTTCATGACTTTTTTTgcaataatttagtaaaaatttgggtttttttattaaactaggacaaaaaaaataaaaaaatttcaaaataatacaaatgaaaaactatgtaccaaaatggtacatttgGGGAGGTGCCGCCTATGGCAGAGGCATGACCACCCCATGTCCAATCAAAAAATTACTGTTGCTGTCTGTTAAATTGTGGCACAGGActgaaatataataatataatgtaTTTAGGGACCTGTTATACAATTGTTCCATTTAGAATGACAGCTGAAGAAAAGGGGTAAGGGTGCCGCCTGACAGTGTGGCGGTACCAAACTTAAAAAATGGGTAATTTCTTTGTTGccctcattatttattattttctttttattccccttcaactcaatatattatttttaaacaagcccttaacctatttttgtagttaaataaccCCTTAACTTATGGTTcttactcataaaagcccttcattttaatattaaagttaatatattttactcaaagtaaagctatttaaaaaaatatataaactaattcacattttatgttgatgtgaatagtttattaaataaaaaataaaattttaaaatttcttgagaGTGCTTATATACATGATATTCTTAActactattttgaaaattttgattacttttttagattttatgttgatgttaaagtgtatatattttttattgcatcaacaaaaaattaagataaaagcttgaaatttaaaatatatttactttaatattaaaatgaagggcttttatgagtaaaaaccaTAATTTAAGGGgttatttaattacaaaaataggcTAAGggcttgtttaaaaataatatagtgagttgaaaggaaataaaaagaaaataataaataatgagggCTAACAAAGCAATTAGCCATATTTTAAGTTTGGTGCCGCCACACTGTCAGTCGGTAccttacccttttattttttcagCTGTCATTCTAAATGGAACAATTGCATAACCGGCCTCTGAAtacattatattattatatttcagTTTTGTGCCGCAATTTAACAGACAATAACAGTAATTTTTTATTGGACATGGAGTGGTCATGCCTATGTCATAGGCGGCACCTCCCcaaatgtaccattttggtacatagtttttcatttgtattattttgaaatttttttatttttttgtctagtTTAGTAAAAAACCCGTAAAAATTTACTGGAAGTCAAAGACAGTTGAAAATAAACtgttagaattattttatttatttatttttgcgtAGCGGAGATTAAAACGCGGGAAATCAAGCATGTGAAAAACAGTTGGAGGGCGTGGAAGCGCGTGACCGAAATAAGCACGTGAAAACAGTTGGAAAAGAAACGTAGAAGAGCAGAGTGGAATTTGAATAGTAACTGAtttttttttccccaaaatttatttaatttccttttaattaaaattttctaatttctaatttgtttatttgtttatttgttcattttcattttatttctcttCAGCCTCTGCATCAAAGCTTGTAGGCACTAGCGGTGGCGCTTGAGATAGGCGTCGGCAATTTTGAGTGCTAGGAATATCAGATTCCGCCGgtgttttaacttttaattttgacTCTTGTTTATACTTTGAAGATTTTTTTCAGCCGGAAAAGGAAGCGATCTGTCGTCgccttttccttattttattttttctgttgAACAAATTACGTTAAGAAGAGaagcaaaaaaaggaaaaaagaaaaggtaTGTTATTCATTTACCTCAATTAATTTCAGTTTTTCTGTGAGATTTTGatctttttgagatttttttggGAGGAAATCATGTTAACTTGGTCAGTATTGAATTTTGCGTTTCCGTACTTCGTTTagttttgatttgatttgattagaaaATGTGaagatttgttttaattttaaaatttttttaatgtttcaaTTTCGTGAATTTTTAGATAGTTTTTGGATCCGTATGTGGATATTCAAGGGAATATTAGTAGTTTATACGTTTTTGATAATCATGTTCATTGATTTTGCTCCTTTTTTAAACTTAATCTTCTGTTTGATTTTGCATTGCAATTTGTGAAATCGCTGATCAAATCTATGCTTTTTTCAATCATTTTCAGATCCAaggacaaaaaaattattaaatcctTCCAAAAGGGAAGTAAATTGAACGGATGGAAATTATTACAAAGCAATCACCTCAAGGTTGCAATAATATTTGTCCAACGCCACCTCCATTACCAGGCCCAGCTATGAACTGTCGGCGTAAGGGATCGGCAACAAAAGGAAACAGCTGTGCGTTAACAGCCACGAGAGATTTGTGGGATAACCTCTTTGATAGGGGCTATAGGGCCGATGTTACAATTAGAACTAATGATGGTGGAATCATCTATGCACATGCCGGTGTTCTTGTAAGCCCCCTCCTTGTATTTCCATCTCAGATTTTAATGATTGTAAAAAGCCTGTTTAATGTCATGAACTAACcccatattgttttttttttttctttcttgtttggCTCATTCTTtcataatttaaactaattaaaacaCTCTCAAGTCCAAATATTGATGAGTTAGATAAGCTTTTTTTGGTTTCTTACACAGTTTGATAGTATATGCAAGTTTTAGACCATAGACAATGATCAATCCTCTGTGTAAGTAAATAGTTATAGGCATTGAAACGGTGGGGTTGTGACATTGCTGATTTGCATGATTTTGTTCTTATCATTGATTCAATCCATTGACTAGATATTTGCCTACAGGGCATGGCCTCTCCCGTCTTAAGAGGCATGTTGAAACAAGCAAAAGGTGTTGGCCATAAGAGATTGATTTCAATCCACGGTGTTCAGCACGACGCAGTTCGTGTTTTCATCCGGTTCTTGTACTCTTCCTGGTAACTACCCTTTCCTTGGTAGAGATTTTTTCGAATACAGTTCGTGAACCAGTATAATAATTGGAAATCAGTTAACATTTGTTCAAAAGATGGACAAGCTAGGAAACTGCCAAACTGGTCTGTACTTGTTCAGTTTTAAGGCCATTAAATGCAGAAATTAGAGCCATTGATATCCAGTTGGCTGCATCATGTTACTAATTTCCTAAGTGTAATTGGTTTTCATCTGTAGTTATGAGCAAGAAGAAATGAAGGAACTTGTCCTGCCATTGTTGGTATTGTCACATGCATTTGTTGTTCCTCAGTTGAAGCGAATTTGTGAACAGCAACTCGAGAACAGCTTGCTTACGCTAGACAATGTCGTCGATGTCTTCCAGCTCTCTTTACTTTGTGACGCACCTCGGCTCGTGCTGCTTACTCACCGTATGATCCTAAGGAACATCAAGGCTGTTTCCGCAACCGAAGGATGGATTGCCATGAAGAGGAGCCATCCAGCACTGGAAAAGGAAATTTTGGAATCCATGATCTATGAAGAACAAGTAAGGATATGTCTTTAAGGCTGTTTTTCATTGTTATTATCACTTTGATCTTAAACTGGTAAATGTGATTTTCCCAGATGGAGAAGGAGAGAATCAGAAAATTGAACGAGCGGAAGATTTACCTTCAATTATACGAAGCAATGGAGGCTCTTGTTCACATATGCAGAGACGGATGCAGGACAATTGGTCCATGCGATAAGGATTTAAAAGACGACCAAAAACCTTGCACTTACGAGGCCTGCAAAGGGATCGAATTGCTTGTTCGCCATTTCGCCGGTTGCAAGTTGAGAGTCCTCGGCGGTTGCATCCATTGCAAAAGAATGTGGCAGCTCCTCGAGTTACACTCCCGTCTCTGTGCGGATTCAGGTTCATGCAGAGTTCCTTTGTGCAGGTAATTAAAAACCAAGCAACATGCTTGATGTCAATTTTGTTCACTAAAATAACTAATCCGCAAAAGTTAGGTAAAAACACTTCTCCAGTCCttctcaattttgatattaagcaaattggtccctcttcaaaaattgaagtaatttaatctctattaatttTGAAAGCAAGCAACTAATTTGTCAAtagtacataattttgattggtttaataacaaatttagccctcaatttttatattttgcttaaaatttataagctaaaattattaaatcaagGCCAAAACAACATAATGTGTAAATGTTacgagctaaatttgttattatacgaATAAAAAAATGTACCATTGACCAAAACACCAACattgtgattaattgtccttagttcTTCACTTTCGAAATTGATAATGATTAATTATTCTAAACTTTATGAAAGGGATCAATTtgttaaatatcaaaattaaaagagaTCAGAGACATCTCTTTACCAAAGCCATTCATTTATCCAATCTTATTTATTCTAATGGCTTATTGAGACcctaacttttcaatttttttttaaggaaTTTCAAGGATAAAGTCAAGAAACAATTTAAGAAGGATGAGATGAAATGGAAAATACTAGCTAAAAAAATCTTGAGCACAAAGAGAATTGGAGGTGAACCATTTTTTCTGTCCTCCAAGTCCATCTcttcatattaaaataaagttatagATCTATTTAAGGGTCACGTATAGATCGGTATAGATCGGCGCCAAACTAGGTTTTTTCAAGTTTGGATTCGTTCAACACTATATGTAAtacttaaatatgaaaataaaaacatgtattaattacgaaaatatgtatgtaataaaaatttatataaatattaacgTTTAAAAAGTATACTtttgtttttaatagtaaaatggaTTATGGGACACATTCGGATGAAGCTTGAATAaggaaattagaaaagaaaaaaaaatccaaaccaCAGCTACTTAAACGGTACAgatgatttatttgtaaattttagttTCCACTTTTATACCTTTTGATATGCAAAACAGCAAAGAGTCATTCCCTTCCTAATAAGCTTGGTTTCTTCTAGTTTGCAAATTGTCAAATATTAGATGAgatatttttgctaaaaattatttttttattttttgaattttgaagatttcatttttataattttattttttatttaaaatatgaaaaattaatttttaaaatttatttaaaaattttatgtatttataaGGGGTAAATTCCAAGTTGACAAAAATTGTATAGATAATatctattttaaaagaaaaaaaaaactaaatgagCTTAGACTTTCACATTGTGCAAATAGTAATTTAAAGCTTGAATGCCATTGGGTATGGTTGCACTTCCATTTCATAACTATTTACAATGCCTATACGATTTTTTGAAACATTTATAtgccattttaatttattttaagctATTTGATACGATGTTTTATATCATCTATTGGTATAATTTATAAGTCTAAATATGTTAAAAAGTTTTTTAtactcttttaaaatttagttattatattttttattttgaggtATTAAgttcttatgtttttttttaatttaaaaatcctGATCCCTTCATCTTTTTTTTGCCATTAAAGTTAATGATGacaaatgtaaaataattttatatggcCCTcgactataatttttattaatttggtatTCACACTTTAAAagtacataattttttaataaaattttaaaaaataaaaaatcatattttttaaataaaaatcataaaaaataaactctttaaaatttaaaaatgaaaataattttaaagatataaaaaaaatctaaagtttCAACATAACAAGCCATCAAAAACTCAAACAGTATGTCGCCtaccaatttaaaattataagaaTTCCATATCTctttttaacacaattattgcTTCATTGTCATCTAAAATTGTCAACAGCCATACCGATTTGAAGTTTCCGTCCACAATCTATATTATTTgggtaattaaaaaaatttcttaattcTACCGTTTTTCTATATTATTcctgaaaaaaaaaaagcatgaaaaATTCCCTTTCAAACTAATCAAAACCAATTATTATTGTGGGGGCAAATGGACACCTAAAAAGATTGCTATATGTCACAAGAGTTTTCATCAAAGATGTCAACTTTTGTAATCAAgcactttcttttttcttttggctTTTTCTTACATGCAACTTATGACTAATTATGTAGGTGAGATACGCCAAAGGAAAATATCATATACAGTTCATTTATAAAATaagctatttatttatttgaaatttgctTCAAATATCTTGGTACAGTAATTTTGGTCCCTATCTTGCTTCAATAATTTTTGCTGGTAAGgcaataaataataatttctttCAATGACTAATTATCACGTGCATTcgtagttaatttttttaaaaatttataactacgtatctttagattataaattctaaatataaaatttaaataaatatcaatGACTATCACTGATAAATATTGAGTACAATAATAAAACttataatactttaaaaaaaatcgcatatttaaactttaaaaatgatatttttaaaaaaggcCATTGATACCAAAAATAAGCCCTAAAATGAATGTTAATAATACCATAAAACATTCACTAGATACCAAATAATTCATTCCAATGAATAATTAACATGTATGTTGATGGTGTAGTTTTTTAATTCCCTAAGTGAAAGTTAAAAAGTGTACACATatacttatgttttattttaaaaaattatttgcacAAGATGTCGTTAAACAATtgctctaaaattttaaattaatacctaaacctcaaaatattttaattttgccctcaaaatattaaactattagAATTTGTTAACTTGGTCGTCATCTTAGGCATTAAATTCTTGTTTGGATATGATGTGAATTATGTTTAAAACATATGGGCttaaagtttaattaatatatatattaaaatcattgttgttaaaatttactatttttttaacacattatATTCAAGTTGTTCAAGTTATAagtatgtgtttaaattttagtTATGGTGTTCTAAATATGCTTAATGTCAAATTCAATCTAACATTTAACGTTAAACTAAAAACTAGATTCACAAATGGACCTAATTAATACAATATTGATATTttgaggattaaattaaaatattttaaaattttaaaacaaatttctaAACAATAATTTGAAGACTCCTCTTggctgttaaaaaaataaaaattaagaaaatttatttgtaaaattagaaAAACTCCATCAATCCAAACTTAAGCCTTAGAGATGACAGTGTAGAGAGAGACAACCATCATCCCTTAAAGGAGTAGTCTTCATACATCATAGAACAAATATGAAAGACACATTAATCATACCCAAAAGAAATAACTTATGCAATAAAGGTACATTAAGTTAAATTCTACCATTTTCAAAACCTTATGTgataaacatattatcaaatatgTGATGCTATGTCAACTTGCTATTTCCACGTAATACTTAACAAAACTATGCCAttttagttaatagatttaacGACTATCATTTGAATCATAGATTTAACGACTATCATTTGAATCaaagttaaaatttcaaaattcgaaaagtataagaactaaaaataatcaaattaaagaaCATGACTAAATCCATAATTTACGCATGTTAAaagactaatagcaaaatttgaccTAACGAATTTAACAAGTTTTTCTTCAATATCAACACACTTGTCAAGATGCACAAAAAGTTGAGTGAAgttcaataatttataatttttgttggccatcatcaaataaataattcTAGAGAGAACTCTTGAAATTCTTCAGTCTTTTCATCAACGTGATCAAATATATAACATGAATGGAGGTCATTAAGAGGTTTTTGTACTTCCATGGACAAGTTATTCACTCAtctaaaagtttttcaaactatTAATACTGAAGtcatttctaaattattttttatgggtaTAAACATGCACATCAAGTCTATACTAAGGGAATAACTTGCAAATAGGGTCACTTAAATGGGCAGCCTAGTGAAAGCTGCTTTTTAACCTTTATGGAGAGTTCTTTGGTTATTATTTCATAACTGGACAATTAATGACATAATTCAGCCAACAATGGTGTCCTAAATCGAAAATCCCACAGCCAATAAAACtggaaaaatcaaaattcaacattGAAATTCATGATTCTAAGGGAAAGGGTTAAATCACTATTTGGGGtctaaacttgacaattgttctcaCGTTGGAGCctaaattttaggatttttaaggAAATATCAGGGATTAACTTGTACACCAAAAATTCAAGCCTCAATGTGGGAACAATTGCCAAGTTTAGAATCTTGGACAAAAAAGTTCAAACCCCAATAGGGGAATAATTACCAAGTTCAAggcctaacttggacaaaaaaaatgttCAAACCCCAATATTGGAATAATTGCCAAATTCAAACCCCAAAAAGTGATTTAACCCTAAGGGAAACCATCCCTATAACAACAGTTCAAAACATCCAAATTCAGAGCATATGCAAGGCAAAGGTTCCAGCTATCAAGTTACCTGCCTGTGAACTGAgctatatatatagatagattcTCAATTCACTAAAGCCACCAACCTTAAAGAACCAATGGTATACTATAATTTTAAGCTATCATTTCTGTTGATACTTTGTACATTCACAAATTCTCGCGTTAGCATACAGAGAAACGTCCTCCAGCAGTAACCAGCTTTGATTCACGAAGTTAACCACATTCACATTCAACGTCAAAGTTGTTTTCTACAATAGGAAAAGACCTATAGTGATCTTAAAGAACcaacaaaataagaaaaagaaaagaccgAAATCGCTTCCAAAATATTCAGCAATCATTGAAATTCAAAGGATGGAGAGAAAACTTTTAACACTACATTAAAAAGTTACCAGAGTTTATGATTGAGATTTAAACTCGAACAAAGCTTTTTTCACAATTGTTCCTTGCTCTTTACAAGAACTAAAGGAGCGGAATTACCTGCTTCATCACCTTCAACGCAGGCTGGATCAACTAAAGCAGTGGAAATGTTACCATTGTTTTCATTCtgttcaagtaaaaaaaaaaaaacaatagtaTTAGACAAATCATACCCAGTACTCTGGTTAGAAGTAAAACCAAAATATACTTCAAAATTCAATGAGATAAAAGATTATACATTTAACATCTCCTTGGTATGTAATTCTATAAACAAGGTCTAAATATCGAAAACATACAACACACGGTTTAATCAATTGGTTCATACAGTCACTTAAAAAGGCGACATTGAACAAGAATACCAGCATCTACAACAGCTTTCCGAGTCCATTGTACCAAAAGGAGAATGAAAGGCATACCTTTTTGTTTACAGTTTGAGCCTTCATAAGTTCATGAAATTTACGCATCAACATCTCTTCTTCTACCTACAAATAGGAAACTAAGGTGTTATTCCGGGTATTTTTTGGTTGAATTCTGGTCTTCATCTCTAGACTATACTCAAATTCGGGATTTaattattatactttaatttggcataatttgattcctctacttttataatatcatttaaTACACTTAAATCATTAACTATCTTGTTAAAATACTAACatgattcttttatttatttatttaaaatcctacttccaactcaaaataaataaataaataaccctACCACCTAGAATCTACTACAAATTTTAACAACATTTTCAATGAGATCCTCCCTAATAAGCATTGTCCTCTTTACATCAACACTGCAATTCATCCTACCCATTACCAAAAGTCTAAACCCATTACTAACTTCATACCCCCTCCTAACTACTTCAAACAACTTGGTGAATTATTTGCCTGAGGGTAGATGCACCATCTCAGTTGTTAAATCGTTCACTAATACCTACTGATTATCCAATAAAAGTTCCATAATCAACAATAGAATTTCCCAAA encodes:
- the LOC121209447 gene encoding BTB/POZ and TAZ domain-containing protein 4 isoform X2 → MEIITKQSPQGCNNICPTPPPLPGPAMNCRRKGSATKGNSCALTATRDLWDNLFDRGYRADVTIRTNDGGIIYAHAGVLGMASPVLRGMLKQAKGVGHKRLISIHGVQHDAVRVFIRFLYSSCYEQEEMKELVLPLLVLSHAFVVPQLKRICEQQLENSLLTLDNVVDVFQLSLLCDAPRLVLLTHRMILRNIKAVSATEGWIAMKRSHPALEKEILESMIYEEQMEKERIRKLNERKIYLQLYEAMEALVHICRDGCRTIGPCDKDLKDDQKPCTYEACKGIELLVRHFAGCKLRVLGGCIHCKRMWQLLELHSRLCADSGSCRVPLCRIKSRNNLRRMR
- the LOC121209447 gene encoding BTB/POZ and TAZ domain-containing protein 4 isoform X1 codes for the protein MEIITKQSPQGCNNICPTPPPLPGPAMNCRRKGSATKGNSCALTATRDLWDNLFDRGYRADVTIRTNDGGIIYAHAGVLGMASPVLRGMLKQAKGVGHKRLISIHGVQHDAVRVFIRFLYSSCYEQEEMKELVLPLLVLSHAFVVPQLKRICEQQLENSLLTLDNVVDVFQLSLLCDAPRLVLLTHRMILRNIKAVSATEGWIAMKRSHPALEKEILESMIYEEQMEKERIRKLNERKIYLQLYEAMEALVHICRDGCRTIGPCDKDLKDDQKPCTYEACKGIELLVRHFAGCKLRVLGGCIHCKRMWQLLELHSRLCADSGSCRVPLCRNFKDKVKKQFKKDEMKWKILAKKILSTKRIGGEPFFLSSKSISSY
- the LOC107943627 gene encoding uncharacterized protein isoform X3 gives rise to the protein MDPRYTAEIFKHLEMQNELLLESYSSISHQLHKLQVEEEMLMRKFHELMKAQTVNKKNENNGNISTALVDPACVEGDEAENNFDVECECG